The following proteins come from a genomic window of Lepus europaeus isolate LE1 unplaced genomic scaffold, mLepTim1.pri SCAFFOLD_138, whole genome shotgun sequence:
- the LOC133754526 gene encoding proliferation-associated protein 2G4-like translates to MSGEDEQQEQTIAEDLVVTKYKMGGDIANRVLRSLVEASSSGVSVLSLCEKGDAMIMEETGKIFKKEKEMKKGIAFPTSISVNNCVCHFSPLKSDQDYILKEGHLVKIDLGVHVDGFIANVAHTFVVGVAQGTQVTGRKADVIKAAHLCAEAALRLVKPGNQNTQVTEAWNKVAHSFNCTPIEGMLSHQLKHPFMSCPPVGTTLYKNTVFLKRDYRAR, encoded by the exons atGTCGGGCGAGGACGAGCAGCAGGAGCAAACTATCGCCGAGGACCTGGTCGTGACCAAGTATAAGATGGGGGGCGACATCGCCAACCGGGTACTTCGGTCTTTGGTGGAAGCATCCAGCTCAGGTGTGTCCGTGCTGAGCCTGTGTGAGAAGGGTGATGCCATGATCATGGAAGAGACAGGGAAGATcttcaagaaagaaaaggagatgaaAAAAGGTATTGCCTTTCCTACCAGCATTTCAGTAAATAACTGTGTGTGTCACTTCTCGCCTTTGAAGAGTGATCAGGACTATATTCTCAAGGAAGGTCACTTGGTAAAAATTGACCTTGGGGTCCATGTGGATGGCTTTATCGCAAATGTGGCTCACACTTTCGTGGTCGGTGTAGCTCAGGGGACCCAAGTGACAGGGCGGAAAGCAGATGTCATTAAGGCCGCTCACCTTTGTGCTGAGGCTGCCCTGCGCCTGGTCAAACCTGGAAATCAGAACACACAGGTGACAGAAGCTTGGAACAAGGTTGCCCACTCATTTAACTGCACACCAATTGAAGGTATGCTGTCCCACCAACTGAagcatcct TTCATGAGTTGTCCTCCTGTTGGGACCACACTTTACAAAAACACCGTGTTTTTGAAACGAGATTACAGAGCAAGATAG